One segment of Micromonospora sp. M71_S20 DNA contains the following:
- a CDS encoding polyketide synthase codes for MAGTESPHRTDVAIIGMACRFPGAADIEEFARLAFAGEIATTTLDTAGQAERGVAESLRRHPEYVPTAGLLDGIDQFDAAYFGIAPADAASMDPQHRVFLQEAVRALDDAGWSGADTRSVGVFAGAGENRYAARRPVGAAEPRLPWDLPAALPLLVSYHLDLHGPSVYVSSMCSTSLAAVHVARRALQAGDCDLAVAGAVSITLPDSHGYLRRNGGVMSPSGRCRPFDAAADGTVPGSGAGVVVLKRLADARRDGDRVYAVIRGSALNNDGGDRLSFAAPSVRGQRDVILAALADAAVDAASVSYVEAHGTGTPLGDPVEMAALAEARASLGATGPCAVGGVKSAIGHLDEAAGAAGLIRAVLAVRDGIVPPTPGHRDLNPAIRLEDTGLYVTGSAHPWPAVPGPRRAAVTSLGVGGTNAHVVIEEAPEFGEQTRVDEDGVWVLPVSAHTEAAFTALRTAVATSDATPAALAVTLARRRTFPQFRQAAVLATRDEVAAAFGAAQPAPPAKGIVFALPDTLDPADTVLERLGAAPSAAPAALRLIEALARLGVRADTLTGAGAGAFHALAAAGSVSPAVAAECTRLHVDGMRVVAEGGDLTRCDDIAEAIAAALAAAAPGPLRCDVVLRHSGIVLHAGSTPSPDDLAEEARCGFMGLLDEPDGPAALPLADALASWECLLRMLASCWEAGADVDWAALRPRPEGPRAHLPVAFDPRRHWLLDRSAPAPAEPVPGTTDAAQVDLAGVDVAAELAEIWCEVLGVDRVSPDDRFFELGGHSILAARMLARILDRLHVRCTLVDLLEPETLAEMTERVAARVRLSSLYSQMRSDHAQDDAETVEL; via the coding sequence ATGGCTGGAACCGAGAGCCCGCACCGGACCGACGTGGCGATCATCGGCATGGCCTGCCGATTCCCCGGCGCCGCCGACATCGAGGAGTTCGCCCGGCTCGCCTTCGCGGGCGAGATCGCGACCACCACGCTCGACACGGCGGGCCAGGCCGAACGCGGTGTCGCCGAGTCGCTGCGTAGGCATCCCGAGTACGTGCCGACCGCCGGTCTGCTGGACGGGATCGATCAATTCGACGCCGCGTACTTCGGCATCGCCCCCGCCGACGCGGCGTCCATGGATCCGCAACACCGGGTGTTTCTGCAAGAAGCGGTACGGGCGTTGGACGATGCCGGGTGGTCCGGCGCCGACACCCGGTCCGTCGGGGTCTTCGCCGGGGCGGGCGAGAACCGCTACGCCGCCCGGCGCCCCGTGGGCGCCGCCGAGCCCCGGCTGCCCTGGGACCTGCCCGCCGCGCTGCCCCTGCTCGTCTCCTACCACCTCGACCTACACGGTCCCAGCGTCTACGTCAGCTCCATGTGCTCCACCTCGCTGGCCGCGGTGCACGTGGCCCGGCGCGCCCTGCAGGCCGGCGACTGCGACCTGGCCGTCGCCGGCGCCGTCTCCATCACCTTGCCGGACAGCCACGGCTACCTTCGCCGCAACGGGGGTGTCATGTCCCCCTCCGGGCGGTGCCGGCCCTTCGACGCGGCCGCCGACGGCACGGTGCCCGGCAGCGGGGCCGGCGTGGTCGTCCTCAAGCGCCTCGCCGACGCCCGGCGTGACGGCGACAGGGTCTACGCCGTGATCCGCGGTTCAGCGCTCAACAACGACGGTGGCGACCGGCTCAGCTTCGCCGCGCCCAGCGTGCGGGGGCAGCGTGACGTCATCCTCGCCGCGCTGGCTGACGCGGCGGTCGACGCCGCGTCGGTCTCCTACGTGGAGGCCCACGGCACCGGCACCCCGCTGGGCGATCCGGTGGAAATGGCGGCGCTGGCCGAGGCACGGGCCAGCCTCGGCGCAACGGGTCCGTGCGCTGTCGGAGGCGTGAAGTCGGCCATCGGGCATCTCGACGAGGCGGCCGGCGCCGCCGGGCTCATCCGGGCCGTCCTCGCGGTGCGCGACGGGATCGTCCCCCCGACTCCCGGCCACCGCGACCTCAACCCGGCCATCCGGCTCGAAGACACCGGGCTGTACGTGACTGGCAGCGCCCATCCCTGGCCCGCTGTGCCCGGCCCGCGCCGGGCGGCGGTCACCTCGCTCGGCGTCGGCGGCACCAACGCACATGTCGTCATCGAGGAGGCACCGGAGTTCGGCGAACAGACGCGCGTCGACGAGGACGGCGTCTGGGTACTGCCCGTGTCGGCGCACACCGAGGCCGCCTTCACCGCGCTTCGGACCGCCGTCGCCACGTCGGACGCCACCCCTGCGGCGTTGGCGGTCACCCTCGCCCGCCGCAGGACGTTCCCGCAGTTCCGGCAGGCGGCCGTGCTGGCCACCAGGGACGAGGTCGCGGCCGCCTTCGGCGCGGCTCAGCCCGCGCCGCCCGCCAAGGGCATCGTGTTCGCCCTGCCCGACACGCTGGACCCGGCCGACACGGTGCTCGAGCGTCTCGGGGCCGCCCCGTCGGCTGCTCCCGCTGCGCTGCGGCTGATCGAGGCGCTCGCCCGCCTCGGTGTGCGGGCGGACACCCTGACCGGGGCCGGCGCGGGAGCGTTCCACGCCCTCGCCGCGGCCGGCTCGGTGTCCCCGGCGGTGGCGGCCGAGTGCACTCGCCTGCACGTCGACGGCATGCGCGTGGTCGCCGAGGGCGGCGACCTCACCCGCTGCGACGACATCGCCGAGGCGATCGCGGCAGCTCTCGCCGCCGCCGCGCCGGGCCCGCTGCGCTGCGACGTCGTGCTGCGTCACAGCGGGATCGTGCTCCATGCGGGGAGCACGCCGTCACCCGACGACCTGGCCGAGGAGGCCCGCTGCGGGTTCATGGGGCTGCTCGACGAACCCGACGGTCCGGCGGCGCTGCCGCTGGCCGACGCGCTTGCCAGCTGGGAGTGCCTGCTGCGGATGCTCGCGTCCTGTTGGGAAGCCGGCGCCGACGTCGACTGGGCCGCACTGCGGCCGCGGCCGGAGGGGCCGCGTGCCCACCTGCCGGTGGCGTTCGATCCGCGCAGGCACTGGCTGCTCGACCGGAGCGCCCCGGCGCCGGCGGAGCCCGTGCCCGGGACGACCGACGCGGCGCAGGTGGACCTGGCCGGTGTCGACGTCGCCGCCGAACTGGCGGAGATCTGGTGCGAGGTGCTCGGCGTCGACCGGGTCTCGCCCGATGACCGGTTCTTCGAGCTCGGCGGCCACTCGATCCTCGCCGCCCGGATGCTCGCCCGCATCCTGGACCGCCTCCACGTCCGGTGCACCCTGGTAGACCTGCTCGAGCCCGAGACCCTGGCCGAGATGACCGAGCGGGTGGCCGCCCGGGTGCGGCTGTCGTCGCTGTACAGCCAGATGCGCTCCGACCACGCCCAGGACGACGCCGAGACGGTCGAGCTGTGA
- a CDS encoding non-ribosomal peptide synthetase, giving the protein MTADHADLSTEEEDLSAVAVVGMACRVPGADSVEEFWRLLRDGVDPVEDVPADEVTGGGPGHVARRKRFADPALFDGEYFGMTPAECAATDPQQRFLLETSVRALEDAAIDPARFRGDIGVFVGMNHSDYLLHHVWPEGSSVRRLGWHRVLMGNDRGFAATQVSYRLGLTGPSIAVDCACSSGLAAIHQACRALVDYEADAAIAGGVSIRPTDSGYTYVEGGIASPDGVCRPFSADANGTVFGSGVVLFVLRRLEDALSEGDRVLAVIRGSGINNDGGAKTGYTAPSVAGQAALIRRVHRLAGIDAGEIGYVEAHGTGTALGDPIEIAGLTEAFRGSTAGTGTCLVGSVKSNIGHLDSASGAAGLAKALLAVRHGFIPASLHAKRTNPHIDFATTPFRVCAVGTPWPAARRIAAVSSFGVGGTNVHLLVESPPAQAAVPPATAAPIVLPFTARRSEDLDAVEAQLRATLAGADAEAARDIAHTLRRGHLRHGLRRVLVRYPGGELESFDAATGTRGAAARVRSARADGAASDALLERLSVAAQVRDLAALGTPAAVALAFAHVWRQHDLAISAVVSDRDTTAAAAVLAGVLSYPDGIEAVSRLARGATPAAAAAGLTVRPCAVAWYDADGNQFHAEGQTPDLVALLAGAPPAPGRRTLPPRVDAVVDLVPGPGADPLPEALFPYAASVRAAEPDPDGLRVAMAAAWVAGVLDEPGPAEPGAVVTVPGHPFRRERHWISAPGAGGAVPAAEAPAPDTGGPVQPAAAADPLDIALTVFADVLGRPDTGADDSLFAIGGDSLAALRVVARTRSLAGVDVRVGSFMAAPTPRTLAALVQTAASVSDAAEADTPAAPGPVPLTALQRRFHFLSQLPGAAEAYHVPVLADLRGPLDVEALRAAVGDVVRRHESLRLSVTDTPDGPVQQVAPAGPVPVPVVDCGSEQELQAEIRALLDAPIALDGSPLTARVLRMAPQRHVLAVAVHHMFADARSTGIFLHDLYAYYQQRTGGAPAGLAPIDGVFLEYVRAENRWLGSAEAARQLAYWTGELRGAPEALELPADRPRSAEPSFRGGRRGFALAGADDGLRRLAGEEGATPFAVMLAAFGLFLSRVGAVREVVVGVPVSGRHRPRTEHLIGNFVNTLPLRLRVEPDDDFRSLVRRTARAQRDGLNNQDIPFEVLVRSVRGAREMSAAPLCQVLFNMLDTASSRPDGPAGLIVEAVPFDTGGSPMELQLDWWLTDDGVNARLLHSDIFAEQTVARWVQMLRTIVREALAKPDTRLRDLPVEPPSARAWSAAALTGPRTEVPAGPVHAWFLDAAARHPDSLAVTDGARSLTYRDLAEISGGIAQELHRRGVDGGDVVAIAMRREVSAVCALLGVLRAGATPAPVDLNHPPRRTAAILADCGARVVCVDSGDTLDVTASLNRYDLSEPAAVGRWAGRLPGDDVSGDVGAYLTYTSGTTGRPKGIHFPHAALANLINWETGGLTRPVRFLQLASFGFDAAFHETFAALCAGGSLHIATDEVKHDHDLLLRFVAEQRVSKAILPVSLLHALAARPAADHALLASLREIASTGEQLRVGESLVAFFTGLPGCALINNYGPAETHVVTSYRFGATPEDWPRYAPIGRPIDNVVLRVVDENGVDVPRGSVGDLVIAGPCVATGYTDDAGPAGHRFGHEGPGGARSYRSGDRARLLPSGDLLFLGRADQQVKIRGFRVELGELEVVLRRSPEVADVAIVAHGDEGDRALHAYLVLDGPTEPTVARLRERLREELPSYMVPASFTVVPALPVNANGKVDVARLPRPAARVGVPADPAGTGPGQRVLALFREVLEQPGLGGDDDFFEAGGHSLLATTLVHRVRTEFRIALSVPEFFRASTPAAVAKLVEARSGGERTPPTGVELPAPVLPQAPPPGLAWLLTTPHPTHQKTFVYQADGPVDPVRLQRALDAVVRRQAALRLRRVGQRLVLATDPVELRQVDGLDDPRALHDLLQADPLDLSSSHPVRLVLARASQERSLLGLTLHKAVLDGRGLGVFLDELVMAYDAPAALGPEDDGFLRHLTWRNGPQAPIARAREVLVRGGWTSSPGGSLPAAATAAVTRSRWAPSAALQSAIRHVCGELRTTPFTVHLAAFAAAQARLDGGEAVLAVPMDGRTGPELDATVGGFASIVPLRVALRSQVPAGELLVDVRTRVEELFELRALPLADAAGATTPGGHLGPPVVFNYARAGRGPARLGAATLVPVGPDLLEPELRLHFAVYDSAESFQVVARQAGGPAVLDAYREALYAIVFDPRTPLPQGTPS; this is encoded by the coding sequence GTGACGGCGGACCACGCCGACCTCTCGACCGAGGAGGAGGACCTGTCGGCGGTCGCCGTGGTCGGCATGGCCTGCCGCGTACCCGGTGCCGACTCGGTCGAGGAGTTCTGGCGTCTTCTCCGCGACGGTGTCGACCCGGTCGAGGACGTCCCCGCCGACGAGGTCACGGGCGGCGGTCCCGGCCATGTGGCGCGTCGCAAGCGGTTCGCCGATCCGGCGCTGTTCGACGGCGAGTACTTCGGGATGACACCGGCCGAGTGCGCGGCCACCGACCCGCAGCAGCGCTTCCTGCTGGAGACCTCGGTACGCGCGCTCGAGGATGCCGCGATCGACCCCGCACGCTTCAGGGGCGACATCGGCGTCTTCGTCGGCATGAACCACTCCGACTACCTGCTGCACCACGTGTGGCCGGAGGGCTCTTCGGTACGGCGTCTGGGCTGGCACCGGGTCCTCATGGGCAACGACCGGGGGTTCGCCGCGACGCAGGTGTCCTACCGGCTGGGCCTGACCGGGCCGAGCATCGCCGTCGACTGCGCGTGCTCGTCCGGCCTGGCGGCCATCCATCAGGCATGCCGGGCGCTGGTCGACTACGAGGCCGACGCCGCGATCGCGGGCGGGGTGAGCATCAGGCCCACCGACTCCGGCTACACGTACGTCGAGGGCGGCATCGCCTCGCCCGACGGGGTGTGCCGGCCGTTCTCCGCCGACGCGAACGGCACCGTCTTCGGCAGCGGCGTCGTGCTGTTCGTACTCAGGCGGCTCGAGGATGCGCTGTCGGAGGGCGACCGGGTGCTCGCCGTGATCCGCGGCAGTGGGATCAACAACGACGGTGGCGCCAAGACCGGTTACACCGCGCCCAGCGTCGCCGGGCAGGCGGCACTGATCCGCCGGGTGCACCGGCTCGCCGGGATCGACGCGGGCGAGATCGGTTACGTGGAGGCGCACGGCACCGGCACGGCCCTGGGCGACCCGATCGAGATCGCCGGCCTGACCGAGGCGTTCCGCGGCAGCACCGCCGGCACCGGGACCTGCCTGGTCGGTTCGGTGAAGTCGAACATCGGCCACCTCGACTCCGCCTCGGGGGCGGCCGGCCTGGCCAAGGCGCTCCTGGCCGTCCGTCACGGGTTCATCCCGGCATCGCTGCACGCGAAGCGGACCAACCCGCACATCGACTTCGCCACCACCCCGTTCCGCGTCTGCGCGGTCGGCACCCCGTGGCCCGCCGCGCGCCGCATCGCGGCGGTGAGCTCGTTCGGGGTCGGAGGCACCAACGTCCACCTGCTGGTGGAGTCCCCACCGGCCCAGGCCGCGGTGCCACCGGCCACCGCCGCGCCGATCGTGCTGCCCTTCACCGCGCGCCGGAGCGAGGATCTGGACGCGGTCGAGGCGCAGCTGCGTGCCACGCTCGCCGGGGCCGACGCCGAGGCGGCTCGCGACATCGCCCACACCCTGCGGCGCGGCCACCTGCGGCACGGTCTGCGCCGCGTGCTCGTCCGGTACCCGGGCGGCGAGCTGGAGTCCTTCGATGCCGCGACGGGGACGCGCGGAGCGGCGGCGCGGGTGCGCAGCGCTCGCGCGGACGGTGCGGCGTCGGACGCTCTGCTCGAGCGGCTGTCCGTGGCGGCACAGGTGCGTGACCTGGCCGCACTCGGCACGCCCGCCGCGGTCGCCCTGGCGTTCGCACACGTCTGGCGGCAGCACGACCTCGCGATCAGCGCCGTCGTGTCCGACCGGGACACCACGGCGGCTGCGGCGGTGCTGGCCGGGGTGCTGTCGTACCCGGACGGCATCGAGGCCGTCAGCCGCCTGGCCCGCGGTGCCACACCTGCCGCCGCCGCAGCGGGCCTGACCGTCCGCCCCTGCGCCGTCGCCTGGTACGACGCCGACGGCAACCAGTTCCACGCCGAGGGCCAGACGCCCGACCTCGTCGCACTGCTGGCCGGTGCCCCGCCGGCCCCCGGGCGTCGCACCCTGCCGCCACGGGTGGACGCGGTGGTCGATCTCGTGCCCGGCCCCGGTGCCGACCCGCTACCGGAAGCGCTCTTTCCGTACGCCGCATCCGTGCGCGCGGCCGAGCCGGATCCCGACGGCCTGCGGGTCGCCATGGCCGCCGCCTGGGTGGCCGGTGTCCTCGACGAACCCGGCCCGGCCGAGCCCGGCGCGGTCGTCACCGTGCCCGGACATCCGTTCCGCCGCGAGCGGCACTGGATCTCGGCGCCCGGGGCCGGCGGCGCGGTGCCCGCGGCCGAGGCGCCGGCGCCCGACACCGGTGGCCCGGTCCAGCCGGCGGCAGCCGCCGATCCACTCGACATCGCCCTGACGGTCTTCGCCGATGTGCTCGGCCGGCCCGACACCGGAGCCGACGACTCCCTGTTCGCCATCGGCGGTGACTCCCTCGCCGCGCTGCGGGTGGTCGCGCGCACCCGATCGCTCGCGGGCGTGGACGTCCGCGTCGGCTCGTTCATGGCCGCTCCCACGCCCCGTACGCTGGCAGCGCTCGTCCAGACCGCCGCCTCCGTGTCCGACGCGGCCGAGGCGGACACGCCCGCCGCCCCGGGACCGGTTCCGCTGACCGCCCTGCAGCGGCGGTTCCACTTCCTGTCCCAGCTGCCCGGCGCCGCCGAGGCCTACCACGTGCCGGTCCTGGCCGACCTGCGCGGTCCACTGGACGTCGAGGCCCTGCGCGCCGCCGTCGGCGACGTGGTTCGTCGGCACGAGAGCCTGCGCCTGTCCGTGACGGACACTCCGGACGGGCCCGTGCAGCAGGTGGCACCCGCCGGCCCGGTACCGGTGCCGGTGGTCGACTGCGGCAGCGAGCAGGAGTTGCAGGCCGAGATCAGGGCACTGCTCGACGCGCCCATCGCGCTGGACGGGTCGCCCCTGACCGCCCGCGTCCTGCGGATGGCCCCGCAGCGGCACGTACTGGCCGTGGCCGTGCACCACATGTTCGCCGACGCCCGCTCCACCGGCATCTTCCTGCACGACCTGTACGCGTACTACCAGCAGCGCACCGGTGGCGCGCCGGCCGGTCTGGCGCCGATCGACGGGGTCTTCCTCGAGTACGTGCGGGCCGAGAACCGCTGGCTCGGCTCGGCCGAGGCCGCCCGCCAGCTCGCCTACTGGACCGGGGAGCTGCGCGGCGCGCCCGAGGCGCTGGAGTTGCCCGCGGACCGCCCTCGCAGCGCCGAACCGTCGTTCCGGGGCGGCCGGCGCGGGTTCGCGCTCGCCGGTGCCGACGACGGACTGCGCCGGCTGGCCGGCGAGGAGGGCGCCACCCCCTTCGCGGTCATGTTGGCCGCGTTCGGGTTGTTCCTCAGCCGGGTCGGCGCGGTGCGCGAGGTCGTGGTGGGGGTGCCCGTCTCGGGCCGGCACCGGCCACGCACCGAGCACCTCATCGGCAACTTCGTCAACACCCTGCCGCTGCGGCTGCGAGTGGAGCCGGACGACGACTTCCGCTCGCTGGTACGTCGCACGGCGCGCGCCCAGCGCGACGGTCTGAACAACCAGGACATCCCGTTCGAGGTGCTGGTCAGGTCGGTGCGGGGCGCCCGCGAGATGTCCGCCGCGCCGTTGTGCCAGGTGCTGTTCAACATGCTCGACACCGCCTCGTCGCGGCCCGACGGTCCCGCCGGGCTCATCGTGGAAGCGGTGCCGTTCGACACCGGCGGCAGCCCGATGGAGCTCCAGCTGGACTGGTGGCTGACGGACGACGGCGTCAACGCCCGCCTGCTGCACTCCGACATCTTCGCGGAGCAGACCGTCGCCCGCTGGGTGCAGATGCTGCGCACCATCGTCCGGGAGGCACTGGCCAAGCCCGACACCCGGTTGCGCGACCTGCCCGTCGAGCCGCCGTCCGCGCGCGCCTGGTCAGCCGCGGCCCTCACCGGGCCCCGCACCGAGGTGCCTGCGGGGCCCGTTCACGCATGGTTCCTCGACGCCGCGGCGCGACACCCCGACAGCCTGGCAGTGACCGACGGGGCGAGGTCGTTGACCTATCGCGACCTGGCCGAGATCTCCGGCGGCATCGCCCAGGAGCTGCACCGGCGCGGGGTCGACGGGGGCGACGTGGTCGCGATCGCGATGCGCCGCGAGGTGTCGGCGGTCTGCGCCCTGCTCGGTGTGCTGCGCGCAGGTGCGACCCCGGCACCGGTCGACCTCAACCACCCGCCCCGGCGGACCGCGGCGATCCTGGCCGACTGCGGTGCGAGGGTGGTGTGCGTCGACTCCGGCGACACCCTCGACGTCACGGCGAGCCTGAACCGGTACGACCTGTCCGAACCGGCCGCGGTCGGCCGCTGGGCCGGACGCCTGCCCGGTGACGACGTGTCGGGCGACGTCGGCGCCTACCTGACCTACACGAGTGGCACCACCGGACGGCCGAAGGGAATCCACTTCCCGCACGCGGCGCTGGCCAACCTGATCAACTGGGAGACCGGCGGCCTGACCCGGCCCGTGCGTTTTCTCCAACTGGCGTCCTTCGGTTTCGACGCGGCCTTCCACGAGACCTTCGCCGCGCTCTGCGCCGGAGGCTCCCTGCACATCGCGACCGACGAGGTCAAGCACGACCATGACCTGCTGCTGCGCTTCGTCGCCGAACAGCGGGTGAGCAAGGCGATCCTGCCGGTGTCGCTGCTGCACGCGCTGGCGGCCCGCCCCGCGGCCGACCACGCCCTGCTGGCATCACTGCGCGAGATCGCCTCGACCGGGGAGCAGTTGCGCGTCGGCGAGTCCCTCGTCGCGTTCTTCACGGGGCTGCCCGGCTGCGCGCTGATCAACAACTACGGTCCGGCCGAGACCCACGTGGTCACGTCGTACCGTTTCGGCGCGACGCCCGAGGACTGGCCGCGGTACGCGCCGATCGGCCGCCCGATCGACAACGTGGTGCTGCGCGTCGTCGACGAGAACGGCGTGGACGTGCCGCGCGGCAGCGTCGGCGACCTGGTCATCGCCGGGCCGTGTGTGGCTACCGGCTACACCGACGACGCCGGCCCGGCCGGGCACCGGTTCGGCCACGAGGGGCCGGGCGGGGCGCGCAGCTACCGCAGCGGCGACCGGGCCCGACTACTTCCCTCCGGAGACCTGCTGTTCCTGGGCCGGGCCGACCAGCAGGTCAAGATCCGCGGTTTCCGGGTGGAGCTGGGTGAGCTGGAGGTGGTGCTCCGGCGGTCGCCGGAGGTGGCGGACGTCGCCATCGTCGCGCACGGCGACGAGGGCGACCGTGCGCTGCACGCGTACCTGGTCCTCGACGGCCCCACCGAACCGACTGTCGCCCGCCTGCGCGAGCGGCTACGCGAGGAACTGCCGTCGTACATGGTTCCGGCGTCGTTCACGGTCGTGCCCGCGCTGCCGGTCAACGCCAACGGCAAGGTGGACGTGGCCCGGCTGCCCCGACCGGCCGCACGGGTCGGCGTGCCGGCCGATCCCGCTGGCACCGGTCCCGGGCAGCGCGTCCTCGCGCTGTTCCGCGAGGTCCTGGAGCAGCCGGGGCTCGGTGGCGACGACGACTTCTTCGAGGCCGGCGGGCATTCGCTGCTGGCGACCACGCTGGTCCACCGCGTACGCACGGAGTTCCGCATCGCCCTGAGCGTGCCGGAGTTCTTCCGCGCCAGCACCCCGGCCGCCGTCGCGAAGCTGGTCGAGGCGCGCAGCGGTGGCGAGCGGACCCCGCCGACCGGGGTCGAGCTGCCCGCTCCCGTACTGCCGCAGGCGCCCCCGCCCGGACTGGCGTGGCTGCTGACGACGCCGCACCCGACGCACCAGAAGACCTTCGTCTACCAGGCGGACGGCCCGGTGGACCCGGTGCGCCTGCAACGGGCGCTCGACGCCGTGGTGCGCCGGCAGGCGGCGCTGCGACTGCGCCGGGTGGGTCAGCGGCTCGTGCTCGCCACCGATCCGGTCGAACTGCGCCAGGTGGACGGTCTCGACGACCCTCGTGCCCTCCACGACCTGCTCCAGGCCGACCCGCTGGACCTGAGCAGCAGCCACCCGGTCCGGCTGGTGCTGGCGAGGGCGTCGCAGGAGCGCAGCCTGCTCGGGCTCACCCTGCACAAGGCCGTGCTGGACGGGCGTGGCCTGGGCGTGTTCCTGGACGAGCTGGTCATGGCGTACGACGCCCCGGCCGCGCTGGGCCCCGAGGACGACGGTTTCCTGCGTCATCTGACCTGGCGCAACGGGCCGCAGGCGCCGATCGCCCGGGCTCGGGAGGTGCTGGTCCGGGGCGGCTGGACGTCGTCGCCGGGCGGATCGCTCCCGGCAGCCGCGACGGCGGCGGTCACGCGGTCCCGATGGGCGCCCAGCGCGGCGCTGCAGTCGGCGATCCGCCATGTCTGCGGCGAGCTGCGGACCACGCCGTTCACCGTCCACCTGGCCGCGTTCGCCGCCGCGCAGGCCCGCCTGGACGGTGGCGAGGCCGTGCTCGCCGTGCCCATGGACGGCAGGACGGGTCCTGAACTCGACGCCACCGTCGGCGGCTTCGCCAGCATCGTCCCGCTGCGCGTCGCGCTGCGGTCGCAGGTGCCCGCCGGCGAGCTGTTGGTCGACGTTCGCACCCGCGTCGAGGAGTTGTTCGAACTGCGGGCGCTGCCGTTGGCCGACGCGGCCGGTGCCACGACGCCGGGCGGCCACCTCGGACCGCCGGTGGTGTTCAACTACGCCCGCGCCGGGCGTGGTCCTGCCCGCCTCGGCGCGGCCACCCTGGTCCCGGTCGGTCCGGATCTGCTCGAACCCGAACTGCGCCTGCACTTCGCGGTGTACGACTCGGCGGAGTCGTTCCAGGTCGTCGCCCGGCAGGCCGGCGGCCCCGCCGTGCTCGACGCCTACCGCGAGGCGCTGTACGCGATCGTGTTCGACCCCCGCACCCCACTGCCGCAAGGAACCCCCTCATGA